The following coding sequences are from one Pelmatolapia mariae isolate MD_Pm_ZW linkage group LG4, Pm_UMD_F_2, whole genome shotgun sequence window:
- the LOC134626342 gene encoding kinetochore-associated protein DSN1 homolog — translation MISPTTETPEVAKGQPDIDVQEVQPENSDEHTGSSVSPTAHRKSWRRSTISRRSLPALPNPYQALCGNISTSLSHHERILKLMEASMKLAIGRTQNQLQSVPNASLETFQKQVEHIQKEWGCLANSIHNETHQQPSSAASNPAVQKAMEKYQRAINRLQAESESWEALLNKHRNKAKELEMKVENGQETGVSLESTSVAQSSQHLFIQSKPDYQAVLCKQQPLLHTMSMIMDTQCKMVRELLSIKTHSQLLVKETSGQLAAKAGFQDLSSDVLRNLMTAPLSSATS, via the exons ATGATATCACCCACAACAGAGACGCCAGAAGTAGCAAAAGGGCAACCAGACATAGACGTCCAAGAGGTTCAGCCAGAAAACAGTGATGAGCATACAGGTTCCTCTGTGAGCCCCACTGCACACAGGAAATCCTGGAGGAGGTCTACTATAAGCCGAAGATCTCTCCCTGCCCTTCCCAATCCATATCAGG CTTTGTGTGGAAACATAAGTACATCCTTATCACACCATGAGAGGATCTTGAAATTAATGGAGGCTTCGATGAAG TTGGCAATAGGAAGAACTCAAAATCAGCTTCAGTCAGTGCCAAATGCCTCATTGgagacttttcaaaaacaaG TTGAGCACATCCAGAAAGAGTGGGGTTGCCTGGCCAATAGCATACATAATGAAACACATCAACAACCTTCTAGTGCAGCCAG TAACCCCGCAGTGCAAAAAGCCATGGAAAAATACCAAAGAGCCATTAACAG GCTTCAGGCTGAAAGCGAATCTTGGGAGGCACTGctgaacaaacacagaaacaaagcaaaggaACTGGAAAT GAAGGTGGAGAATGGCCAGGAGACGGGTGTATCACTAGAATCTACATCAGTGGCCCAGTCCTCACAGCACCTTTTCATACAGAGTAAACCTGACTACCAGGCTGTCCTGTGTAAACAACAACCCCTACTTCACACCATGTCCATGATT ATGGACACACAATGTAAGATGGTTAGAGAGCTTCTGTCTATCAAAACACACTCTCAGTTATTGGTGAAAGAAACTAGTGGCCAGCTGG CGGCAAAGGCTGGATTTCAGGATCTTTCATCTGACGTGCTCAGGAATCTTATGACAGCGCCTTTATCCTCTGCAACTTCATAA
- the pbx4 gene encoding pre-B-cell leukemia transcription factor 4 isoform X3 codes for MDDQTRMMTGLTGLGGLAQADVGDPDSVRKQQSLGQPQQDIGDILQQIMAITDESLDEAQARYWPEESPAHWGGSDDPTEGGRAGGGMAGGGLPLNFQHRKHALNCHRMKPALFSVLCEIKEKTVLSIRGVQEEDPPDPQIMRLDNMLLAEGVSGPEKGGGSAAAAAAAAAAGGSPTDSSIEHSDYRAKLAQIRQIYHSELEKYEQACSEFTNHVMNLLREQSRTRPISPKEIERMVAIIHRKFSSIQMQLKQSTCEAVMILRSRFLDARRKRRNFNKQATEVLNEYFYSHLSNPYPSEEAKEELAKKCGITVSQVSNWFGNKRIRYKKNIGKFQEEANLYAVKTAVDAANVSAQASQANSPATPNSGGYPAPCYTPDGRL; via the exons ATGGATGACCAGACCAGGATGATGACGGGTCTCACCGGACTAGGTGGACTAGCACAAGCCGATGTTGGTGACCCAGACTCGGTCAGAAAACAACAGTCCCTCGGTCAGCCTCAACAAGACATAGGGGATATCCTACAGCAAATAATGGCCATCACTGACGAAAGCCTGGACGAAGCACAGGCCAG ATACTGGCCAGAGGAATCGCCGGCGCATTGGGGTGGATCAGACGACCccacagagggagggagagcaGGGGGGGGCATGGCAGGGGGTGGCCTGCCACTCAACTTCCAGCACAG GAAGCATGCCCTGAACTGTCACAGAATGAAGCCAGCCCTCTTCAGTGTTCTCTGTGAGATCAAAGAGAAGACGG tTCTGAGTATACGAGGTGTGCAGGAGGAGGACCCCCCAGATCCTCAGATCATGCGGCTGGACAATATGTTGCTAGCGGAGGGTGTGTCAGGACCAGAAAAGGGCGGCGGATCAGCTGCAgcggctgcagctgcagcagcagccggAGGCTCCCCCACCGACAGCAGCATCGAACACTCTGACTACAGAGCCAAGCTTGCCCAGATCCGCCAGATATATCATTCCGAGCTGGAGAAGTATGAGCAG GCCTGTAGTGAGTTCACCAACCATGTAATGAACCTGCTGAGAGAGCAGTCTCGCACACGGCCCATCTCTCCCAAGGAGATTGAGCGCATGGTGGCCATAATCCACCGCAAGTTCAGCTCCATTCAGATGCAGCTCAAACAGAGCACCTGTGAGGCTGTGATGATTTTGCGCTCACGCTTCCTTGATGCCAG ACGTAAGAGGCGTAACTTTAACAAGCAAGCTACGGAGGTGCTGAACGAGTATTTCTACTCCCACCTTTCTAATCCTTATCCAAGTGAGGAAGCCAAGGAGGAACTTGCCAAGAAGTGTGGGATCACTGTGTCTCAG GTCTCTAATTGGTTTGGCAACAAGAGAATACGCTACAAGAAGAATATTGGTAAGTTTCAGGAGGAAGCGAACCTTTACGCAGTTAAAACAGCGGTGGATGCGGCCAATGTGTCGGCGCAGGCCAGCCAGGCTAATTCTCCGGCAACGCCCAACTCAG GTGGATACCCTGCACCCTGCTACACACCTGACGGGCGGCTATGA
- the pbx4 gene encoding pre-B-cell leukemia transcription factor 4 isoform X1: MDDQTRMMTGLTGLGGLAQADVGDPDSVRKQQSLGQPQQDIGDILQQIMAITDESLDEAQARYWPEESPAHWGGSDDPTEGGRAGGGMAGGGLPLNFQHRKHALNCHRMKPALFSVLCEIKEKTVLSIRGVQEEDPPDPQIMRLDNMLLAEGVSGPEKGGGSAAAAAAAAAAGGSPTDSSIEHSDYRAKLAQIRQIYHSELEKYEQACSEFTNHVMNLLREQSRTRPISPKEIERMVAIIHRKFSSIQMQLKQSTCEAVMILRSRFLDARRKRRNFNKQATEVLNEYFYSHLSNPYPSEEAKEELAKKCGITVSQVSNWFGNKRIRYKKNIGKFQEEANLYAVKTAVDAANVSAQASQANSPATPNSGSPGSFSLSHTSDTYLGLRSLNGEGLNIAPSLQVDTLHPATHLTGGYEELSGSGLYTPHRLDANSWQDTTNPPSVTSPPGPPGSVHSDTSN, from the exons ATGGATGACCAGACCAGGATGATGACGGGTCTCACCGGACTAGGTGGACTAGCACAAGCCGATGTTGGTGACCCAGACTCGGTCAGAAAACAACAGTCCCTCGGTCAGCCTCAACAAGACATAGGGGATATCCTACAGCAAATAATGGCCATCACTGACGAAAGCCTGGACGAAGCACAGGCCAG ATACTGGCCAGAGGAATCGCCGGCGCATTGGGGTGGATCAGACGACCccacagagggagggagagcaGGGGGGGGCATGGCAGGGGGTGGCCTGCCACTCAACTTCCAGCACAG GAAGCATGCCCTGAACTGTCACAGAATGAAGCCAGCCCTCTTCAGTGTTCTCTGTGAGATCAAAGAGAAGACGG tTCTGAGTATACGAGGTGTGCAGGAGGAGGACCCCCCAGATCCTCAGATCATGCGGCTGGACAATATGTTGCTAGCGGAGGGTGTGTCAGGACCAGAAAAGGGCGGCGGATCAGCTGCAgcggctgcagctgcagcagcagccggAGGCTCCCCCACCGACAGCAGCATCGAACACTCTGACTACAGAGCCAAGCTTGCCCAGATCCGCCAGATATATCATTCCGAGCTGGAGAAGTATGAGCAG GCCTGTAGTGAGTTCACCAACCATGTAATGAACCTGCTGAGAGAGCAGTCTCGCACACGGCCCATCTCTCCCAAGGAGATTGAGCGCATGGTGGCCATAATCCACCGCAAGTTCAGCTCCATTCAGATGCAGCTCAAACAGAGCACCTGTGAGGCTGTGATGATTTTGCGCTCACGCTTCCTTGATGCCAG ACGTAAGAGGCGTAACTTTAACAAGCAAGCTACGGAGGTGCTGAACGAGTATTTCTACTCCCACCTTTCTAATCCTTATCCAAGTGAGGAAGCCAAGGAGGAACTTGCCAAGAAGTGTGGGATCACTGTGTCTCAG GTCTCTAATTGGTTTGGCAACAAGAGAATACGCTACAAGAAGAATATTGGTAAGTTTCAGGAGGAAGCGAACCTTTACGCAGTTAAAACAGCGGTGGATGCGGCCAATGTGTCGGCGCAGGCCAGCCAGGCTAATTCTCCGGCAACGCCCAACTCAG GGTCACCAGGGTCATTCAGCTTATCTCACACAAGCGACACCTACCTTGGCCTACGTTCCCTCAACGGGGAGGGTCTCAACATCGCCCCTTCTCTACAG GTGGATACCCTGCACCCTGCTACACACCTGACGGGCGGCTATGAGGAGTTGTCAGGTAGTGGCCTCTACACCCCTCATCGCCTGGAT GCTAACAGCTGGCAGGACACCACCAACCCCCCCTCGGTTACCTCCCCTCCCGGTCCTCCTGGCAGTGTCCACTCTGACACCTCCAACTGA
- the pbx4 gene encoding pre-B-cell leukemia transcription factor 4 isoform X4: protein MDDQTRMMTGLTGLGGLAQADVGDPDSVRKQQSLGQPQQDIGDILQQIMAITDESLDEAQARKHALNCHRMKPALFSVLCEIKEKTVLSIRGVQEEDPPDPQIMRLDNMLLAEGVSGPEKGGGSAAAAAAAAAAGGSPTDSSIEHSDYRAKLAQIRQIYHSELEKYEQACSEFTNHVMNLLREQSRTRPISPKEIERMVAIIHRKFSSIQMQLKQSTCEAVMILRSRFLDARRKRRNFNKQATEVLNEYFYSHLSNPYPSEEAKEELAKKCGITVSQVSNWFGNKRIRYKKNIGKFQEEANLYAVKTAVDAANVSAQASQANSPATPNSGGYPAPCYTPDGRL from the exons ATGGATGACCAGACCAGGATGATGACGGGTCTCACCGGACTAGGTGGACTAGCACAAGCCGATGTTGGTGACCCAGACTCGGTCAGAAAACAACAGTCCCTCGGTCAGCCTCAACAAGACATAGGGGATATCCTACAGCAAATAATGGCCATCACTGACGAAAGCCTGGACGAAGCACAGGCCAG GAAGCATGCCCTGAACTGTCACAGAATGAAGCCAGCCCTCTTCAGTGTTCTCTGTGAGATCAAAGAGAAGACGG tTCTGAGTATACGAGGTGTGCAGGAGGAGGACCCCCCAGATCCTCAGATCATGCGGCTGGACAATATGTTGCTAGCGGAGGGTGTGTCAGGACCAGAAAAGGGCGGCGGATCAGCTGCAgcggctgcagctgcagcagcagccggAGGCTCCCCCACCGACAGCAGCATCGAACACTCTGACTACAGAGCCAAGCTTGCCCAGATCCGCCAGATATATCATTCCGAGCTGGAGAAGTATGAGCAG GCCTGTAGTGAGTTCACCAACCATGTAATGAACCTGCTGAGAGAGCAGTCTCGCACACGGCCCATCTCTCCCAAGGAGATTGAGCGCATGGTGGCCATAATCCACCGCAAGTTCAGCTCCATTCAGATGCAGCTCAAACAGAGCACCTGTGAGGCTGTGATGATTTTGCGCTCACGCTTCCTTGATGCCAG ACGTAAGAGGCGTAACTTTAACAAGCAAGCTACGGAGGTGCTGAACGAGTATTTCTACTCCCACCTTTCTAATCCTTATCCAAGTGAGGAAGCCAAGGAGGAACTTGCCAAGAAGTGTGGGATCACTGTGTCTCAG GTCTCTAATTGGTTTGGCAACAAGAGAATACGCTACAAGAAGAATATTGGTAAGTTTCAGGAGGAAGCGAACCTTTACGCAGTTAAAACAGCGGTGGATGCGGCCAATGTGTCGGCGCAGGCCAGCCAGGCTAATTCTCCGGCAACGCCCAACTCAG GTGGATACCCTGCACCCTGCTACACACCTGACGGGCGGCTATGA
- the pbx4 gene encoding pre-B-cell leukemia transcription factor 4 isoform X2 — translation MDDQTRMMTGLTGLGGLAQADVGDPDSVRKQQSLGQPQQDIGDILQQIMAITDESLDEAQARKHALNCHRMKPALFSVLCEIKEKTVLSIRGVQEEDPPDPQIMRLDNMLLAEGVSGPEKGGGSAAAAAAAAAAGGSPTDSSIEHSDYRAKLAQIRQIYHSELEKYEQACSEFTNHVMNLLREQSRTRPISPKEIERMVAIIHRKFSSIQMQLKQSTCEAVMILRSRFLDARRKRRNFNKQATEVLNEYFYSHLSNPYPSEEAKEELAKKCGITVSQVSNWFGNKRIRYKKNIGKFQEEANLYAVKTAVDAANVSAQASQANSPATPNSGSPGSFSLSHTSDTYLGLRSLNGEGLNIAPSLQVDTLHPATHLTGGYEELSGSGLYTPHRLDANSWQDTTNPPSVTSPPGPPGSVHSDTSN, via the exons ATGGATGACCAGACCAGGATGATGACGGGTCTCACCGGACTAGGTGGACTAGCACAAGCCGATGTTGGTGACCCAGACTCGGTCAGAAAACAACAGTCCCTCGGTCAGCCTCAACAAGACATAGGGGATATCCTACAGCAAATAATGGCCATCACTGACGAAAGCCTGGACGAAGCACAGGCCAG GAAGCATGCCCTGAACTGTCACAGAATGAAGCCAGCCCTCTTCAGTGTTCTCTGTGAGATCAAAGAGAAGACGG tTCTGAGTATACGAGGTGTGCAGGAGGAGGACCCCCCAGATCCTCAGATCATGCGGCTGGACAATATGTTGCTAGCGGAGGGTGTGTCAGGACCAGAAAAGGGCGGCGGATCAGCTGCAgcggctgcagctgcagcagcagccggAGGCTCCCCCACCGACAGCAGCATCGAACACTCTGACTACAGAGCCAAGCTTGCCCAGATCCGCCAGATATATCATTCCGAGCTGGAGAAGTATGAGCAG GCCTGTAGTGAGTTCACCAACCATGTAATGAACCTGCTGAGAGAGCAGTCTCGCACACGGCCCATCTCTCCCAAGGAGATTGAGCGCATGGTGGCCATAATCCACCGCAAGTTCAGCTCCATTCAGATGCAGCTCAAACAGAGCACCTGTGAGGCTGTGATGATTTTGCGCTCACGCTTCCTTGATGCCAG ACGTAAGAGGCGTAACTTTAACAAGCAAGCTACGGAGGTGCTGAACGAGTATTTCTACTCCCACCTTTCTAATCCTTATCCAAGTGAGGAAGCCAAGGAGGAACTTGCCAAGAAGTGTGGGATCACTGTGTCTCAG GTCTCTAATTGGTTTGGCAACAAGAGAATACGCTACAAGAAGAATATTGGTAAGTTTCAGGAGGAAGCGAACCTTTACGCAGTTAAAACAGCGGTGGATGCGGCCAATGTGTCGGCGCAGGCCAGCCAGGCTAATTCTCCGGCAACGCCCAACTCAG GGTCACCAGGGTCATTCAGCTTATCTCACACAAGCGACACCTACCTTGGCCTACGTTCCCTCAACGGGGAGGGTCTCAACATCGCCCCTTCTCTACAG GTGGATACCCTGCACCCTGCTACACACCTGACGGGCGGCTATGAGGAGTTGTCAGGTAGTGGCCTCTACACCCCTCATCGCCTGGAT GCTAACAGCTGGCAGGACACCACCAACCCCCCCTCGGTTACCTCCCCTCCCGGTCCTCCTGGCAGTGTCCACTCTGACACCTCCAACTGA
- the lpar2a gene encoding lysophosphatidic acid receptor 2a: protein MATESIVENTCYYNENVTFFYRVVNKTISTGWNTRDYVVIGLGLTVCVIVLLANLLVMIAIFMNRRFHFPIYYLLGNMAAADLFAGIAYTNLMLHTGPWTRTLTKEQWYIRGALIDISLTASVANLLAVAVERHQTIITMQLHSTMPKRRVVLLIVCIWAIGIIMGLVPTFWNCECDLKDCSTLAPLYSRRFLIFWAVLNLLTFFIMVAVYTRIFIYVKNQSKNTSQQVTEIRQQTVVNLMKTISMVLGAFVICWTPGLVTLLLDGLLGKESHANRYEKYCLFIAECNSLVNPIIYSLRDDEMRRTFKWILCSLCRRGVHQQRQLSLVKRGTSLREEKLGSGLKSEAEALC, encoded by the exons ATGGCCACAGAGAGTATTGTGGAGAATACCTGTTACTACAACGAGAATGTCACCTTCTTCTACAGAGTGGTGAATAAGACGATCAGTACAGGATGGAATACACGGGACTATGTTGTCATTGGACTGGGCTTGACAGTATGTGTTATTGTACTCCTGGCCAACTTGCTGGTGATGATAGCCATTTTTATGAACCGCCGCTTTCACTTTCCCATCTACTATCTCCTGGGGAACATGGCTGCAGCAGACCTGTTTGCAGGTATTGCTTATACCAACCTGATGTTGCACACAGGCCCGTGGACTAGAACACTTACCAAGGAGCAGTGGTATATCCGCGGCGCTTTGATTGACATCAGCTTGACAGCCTCTGTGGCCAACCTCCTTGCTGTTGCTGTGGAGCGACACCAGACCATCATCACCATGCAGCTTCACAGCACTATGCCAAAGCGGCGTGTGGTGCTGCTGATAGTATGCATCTGGGCCATAGGTATCATCATGGGCCTGGTGCCGACATTTTGGAACTGTGAGTGTGATCTTAAGGACTGCTCCACCCTTGCGCCGCTCTACAGCCGCCGCTTCCTTATCTTCTGGGCAGTCCTCAACCTGCTCACTTTCTTCATTATGGTGGCCGTGTATACTCGAATCTTTATCTATGTGAAGAACCAAAGTAAGAACACGTCTCAACAAGTCACAGAGATCCGACAGCAGACTGTTGTCAACCTGATGAAGACGATATCCATGGTCCTGG GTGCCTTTGTAATTTGCTGGACGCCTGGCCTCGTGACTCTCTTACTGGATGGACTGTTGGGTAAAGAGAGTCATGCCAACCGCTATGAGAAATACTGTTTGTTCATAGCTGAGTGCAACTCTCTGGTCAATCCTATCATCTATTCCCTACGGGACGACGAGATGCGGAGGACGTTCAAGTGGATCCTGTGCTCTCTGTGTCGGAGAGGTGTTCATCAGCAGAGGCAACTTTCACTAGTCAAGAGGGGCACATCTCTGCGAGAG GAAAAACTTGGCTCTGGCCTGAAGTCAGAAGCAGAGGCCTTGTGTTAG